In Mangifera indica cultivar Alphonso chromosome 14, CATAS_Mindica_2.1, whole genome shotgun sequence, the DNA window AACCAACCAAATAAATAACATCAGTCATTTTATGCCCAGACTTTAAAAGCATGTAAGAGAGCTATGCTATGTGTATAcgatattagatatataattatatatataaataatatattattatatgaataactattaaattaagaataatataacaTCAATCACATCGTGTACCAAAAAGGTATACataaagttttattgttcataCCTGATTCCATGTCCAGGGCCGCATTGAACATTTTCAATCCACAGATTGGTGGTTCCGAGGCCAACTGAGACACAGTCATCACCAGTCGCAATCCTGGTGTTGTAGATCGAGACGCCGGTCGATAGTTGGACATGGATGCCGTCAGTGTTGGGGCTTGTCCCGGAGGCTGAAATCCTGACGCCTTGCATCTTCACGTAGTTGCAACCATTGAAAACGATGTGGTAAAGTTGGCTGTTTAGCGATGTTAATCCATTGATGACTATGTTGTTGGAATTCATAAAGCTTATTGACTGCCcaaagcataaaataaaaattccaatCTGCACGACTTTCCAGgaaaaaggaataaattaataaagctTTGCCACTTACCGTGGCACCACCAGGGCAACTTTTTCCAGAGTTCTTGCAAGCCCACAAGCCAGTCCCTTGCCCATCAAGAATGCCACCATTAATGGTGACTCCATTAACTTGCTGAAAGAGAAGCCAATACTCCGAATTTCCAATGACATTATAATCAGACGGAGCCACCAGCGTCCCATCGATTCTTATAGTGATTTTGCCGCTCTTGCATTGGCCTGCAAACACCGCATTACGAAGCAAGAACTTCCCATTCGGCACATAAACGGTTGCAGCAGCGGCTGAGCAACAGGCCTGAGCCCAAGCATCAAGAAACGCCTTGGTCGAGCCACTTTTTCCAGCGGCCTTCGCCCCGAATGAGACGACATTGAAACTACCAGGACCTGCTGAACATGAAGGGAAGAAGAATGCGAGATTAAGTgaagcaagaagaagaagaagaaaattgtaacttgttttgttttccatttttgttgAGAAGTTTTTTTGGAAGAGTAGAATGAAGAGAGATGGAATTGAAAGAGTTGAGAGGGGTATTTATaggatttgaaaaaaagaattaagcTTTGGGTAGTAgacttgcatgaattagaagcAAGCTGCCCCGAACTTTGAGAGgagattttactttttaaaaattaatttttggagtTTTTACTAAACTACCCTTACTTGATGCTATTTTAGCTTGCATTTATGTTTTGGATGTCTTTCGGTTACGTTATAGTTTTCATTTAATGAATAGTTTAGTTCTAAACATTTTCATGATATAAACTtttcttaatattaatattagtaTTCTTACTTGGCTCTGTTAAAATTCTTTgctatcaaacaaaaaaatatatatatattaatattatttttttaaatattaatattttatcttataattaaataatttttaattaaatataaaataacattcaatcatataataatatattaatatttatactttatatatatccattgATAAAACATTTAGTGTTATCCATTACgtgaaattaatatttgatcaaAGACTTTAATTACAAGTATAATCTTGATGTGGATAATAACCATTCTTGTAATATTCATTTCTAAATTattacaagaaattttctattaaaaacaattttgatcCTAAAGAAAGTAAATACTTGCTCAACTGAAGATATCATTACCACTTAGtgaattaaaagtttttaaaagtaattatatatacggattaggggtggattcgatcTAAATTATTCAAGCTCAGATCGATGTTCATATGAAatgaatcgaattcaaattagacaaattttagtttgaacttGGCTCAACACATAACAACTTTTCTAgcgatctttttttttttcgataatAACAACTTCTTATCAGTTAACTTGATCTCTagttaattgtttttaaattgaagTCGAATTCAAGCTAATCCTTATTTAAAGTTAggaattgttttaatatatgcTTCAATGTGTAATAcattaatatattgatttttatttaagtgaTTTTTGTATGTGTACACCTCtacatatatttttacatagaataaaaagaaatttctataaactttttgttttctttttaataaaaattgtacaTGATGCAATTAATTGCATCTACAAGATTAAATTAGAATatattggatccggtccacccatgataGGTTGACCCAATCCATTAGGGTTATAGGTTAACCCATGATTGGCGATATTACTATATTGCCCTTgacagttatttttaataactgtcACTCCCTCTTTTATTTAAATGGaatgtaacttccattgggaagTTAACAGAAACATAATTACAGCAAAACAGAAATAGCATCACAGTACTCTTCCAAATCAATTCTCTGGAAGAATTCTTGCAGAAACGTAGAGAGATAATaagcaaattgtgttgtggacATTTCCAGGAGTGCATCGAATCACcgaatcatcatcaattgtcagattcGTTGAACCGGGTGTGTTTATTGTGATCCTggaattagtttgatttatgcttacattggtatcagagccacttaTATCTGTGCAATTGTGATGCTGGTGATAAAAACATGATTAGGAAGCATGTTTAGGGATTGAATTACGTGaacagtaatttatttattaaataatgcgTACGGATGATT includes these proteins:
- the LOC123195691 gene encoding polygalacturonase-like, yielding MENKTSYNFLLLLLASLNLAFFFPSCSAGPGSFNVVSFGAKAAGKSGSTKAFLDAWAQACCSAAAATVYVPNGKFLLRNAVFAGQCKSGKITIRIDGTLVAPSDYNVIGNSEYWLLFQQVNGVTINGGILDGQGTGLWACKNSGKSCPGGATSISFMNSNNIVINGLTSLNSQLYHIVFNGCNYVKMQGVRISASGTSPNTDGIHVQLSTGVSIYNTRIATGDDCVSVGLGTTNLWIENVQCGPGHGISIGSLGKDMEEPGAQNVTVKTATFTGTQNGAKIKSWGRPSDGFAGNILFQHAVMTDVQNPIIIDQNYCSDRINCPGKVSGVKISDVTYQDIHGTPATAVAVKFDCNPKCPCSRIRMENVKLTYKNQPASASCSHADGMACGLVQPTSVLQPGKHD